A genomic window from Macaca mulatta isolate MMU2019108-1 chromosome 19, T2T-MMU8v2.0, whole genome shotgun sequence includes:
- the FGF21 gene encoding fibroblast growth factor 21, which translates to MDSDETGFEHSGLWVPVLAGLLLGACQAHPIPDSSPLLQFGGQVRQRYLYTDDAQQTEAHLEIREDGTVGGAAHQSPESLLQLKALKPGVIQILGVKTSRFLCQKPDGALYGSLHFDPEACSFRELLLENGYNVYQSEAHGLPLHLPGNKSPHRDPASQGPARFLPLPGLPPAPPEPPGILAPQPPDVGSSDPLSMVGPSQARSPSYAS; encoded by the exons ATGGACTCGGACGAGACCGGGTTCGAGCACTCAGGACTGTGGGTTCCTGTGCTGGCTGGTCTTCTGCTGGGAGCCTGCCAGGCACACCCCATCCCTGACTCCAGTCCTCTCCTGCAATTCGGGGGCCAAGTCCGGCAACGGTACCTCTACACAGATGATGCCCAGCAGACAGAAGCCCACCTGGAGATCAGGGAGGATGGGACAGTGGGGGGCGCTGCTCACCAGAGCCCCGAAA GTCTCCTGCAGCTGAAagccttgaagccaggagttattCAAATCTTGGGAGTCAAGACATCCAGATTCCTGTGCCAGAAGCCAGATGGGGCCCTGTATGGATCG CTCCACTTTGACCCTGAGGCCTGCAGCTTCCGGGAGCTGCTTCTTGAGAATGGATACAATGTTTACCAGTCCGAGGCCCACGGCCTCCCACTGCACCTGCCGGGAAACAAGTCCCCACACCGGGACCCTGCATCCCAAGGACCAGCTCGCTTCCTGCCACTACCAGGCCTGCCCCCTGCACCCCCAGAGCCGCCAGGAATCCTCGCCCCCCAGCCCCCCGATGTGGGCTCCTCGGACCCTCTGAGCATGGTGGGACCTTCCCAGGCCCGAAGCCCCAGCTATGCTTCCTGA